One window of Erinaceus europaeus chromosome 6, mEriEur2.1, whole genome shotgun sequence genomic DNA carries:
- the LOC103118565 gene encoding melanoma antigen preferentially expressed in tumors-like gives MSMLGAPSLLELAGQSLLRNKALAIASLDMLPTELFPPLFTAAFAGRHIEVLKAMVQAWPFACLPLGALMKDQQPHQETFQAALDGLDVLLIQDVRPRRWKLKVLDLRKNAHQDFWSVWSGSRISVYSFLEPEVVQPLRKRRKVGTEQRQPLASIEVLIDLCLKEGANDKSLTYLFRKVKQRKGLLHLSCKKLKIFAVPMQSIRKILRMVQLNSVQDLEVNCTWKLSTLGKFAPYLGQMINLRRFLLSHIHLFSHTDLAKEEECVSHFTSQFLSLQHLQELYLDSISFLEGRLGQIVRCLQSPLETLSITNCLLSESDMFHLSHDLNVSQLRDLSLSGVNLNCVDPQYLQVLIERASASLLDLDLDECGIVDEVFTIILPALGQCSQLTTLSFCGNPISMSVLENLLCHIIRMSKLSHVLYPAPLESYEDARGTLHLGRLAHLHTRLKQMLQDLGRPGMIWFSANPCPHCGDRTFYDPEPILCPCYMPA, from the exons ATGAGCATGCTGGGTGCCCCCAGTCTCTTGGAACTGGCAGGTCAGAGCCTGCTGAGGAACAAGGCCTTGGCCATCGCCTCTTTGGATATGCTGCCCACGGAGCTTTTCCCGCCACTGTTCACTGCAGCCTTTGCCGGAAGACACATTGAGGTCCTGAAAGCAATGGTACAGGCCTGGCCCTTTGCCTGTCTCCCTCTGGGGGCTCTGATGAAGGACCAGCAGCCTCACCAAGAGACTTTCCAAGCTGCACTTGATGGACTTGATGTCCTGCTTATCCAGGATGTCCGCCCCAG GAGGTGGAAACTAAAAGTGTTGGATTTACGGAAGAATGCTCATCAGGACTTTTGGAGTGTGTGGTCTGGATCCAGGATCAGTGTGTATTCATTTTTGGAGCCAGAGGTGGTCCAACCTCTGAGAAAGAGACGAAAAGTAGGGACAGAGCAGAGGCAGCCCTTGGCTTCAATAGAGGTGCTTATAGACCTTTGCCTCAAAGAAGGCGCCAACGACAAGTCCCTCACTTACCTCTTTCGGAAAGTCAAGCAGAGGAAAGGCTTACTCCACCTGTCGTGTAAGAAACTGAAGATTTTTGCTGTGCCAATGCAAAGCATTAGGAAGATCCTGAGAATGGTGCAGCTGAATTCAGTCCAGGATCTGGAAGTAAATTGCACCTGGAAACTGTCCACCCTGGGGAAGTTTGCTCCATACTTAGGCCAGATGATCAACCTGCGCAGGTTCCTCCTCTCCCATATCCACTTGTTCTCCCACACCGACCTGGCAAAGGAGGAGGAATGTGTGAGCCATTTCACCTCTCAGTTCCTCAGTCTGCAACACCTTCAGGAACTCTATTTGGACTCTATCTCCTTCCTTGAAGGCCGCCTGGGCCAGATAGTCAG GTGTCTCCAGAGCCCCCTGGAGACTCTGTCAATAACAAATTGCCTGCTCTCCGAATCAGACATGTTTCATCTGTCCCATGACTTAAATGTCAGTCAGTTGAGAGACCTGAGTCTTAGCGGTGTCAACCTGAACTGTGTAGATCCTCAGTATCTCCAAGTTCTGATAGAGAGAGCCTCCGCCAGCCTCCTGGACCTGGACCTGGATGAGTGTGGGATCGTGGATGAAGTGTTCACTATTATCTTGCCTGCTCTGGGCCAGTGCTCACAGCTCACCACCCTTAGCTTCTGTGGAAATCCCATCTCCATGTCTGTTCTGGAGAACCTGCTGTGCCATATCATCAGGATGAGCAAGCTGAGTCACGTGCTGTACCCAGCCCCTCTGGAGAGTTATGAGGATGCCCGCGGTACCCTTCACCTGGGCAGACTCGCTCATCTGCATACCAGACTGAAGCAGATGCTGCAGGATTTGGGGAGGCCTGGCATGATCTGGTTCAGTGCCAACCCTTGTCCTCACTGTGGCGACAGGACATTTTATGACCCAGAGCCCATTCTGTGCCCCTGTTACATGCCTGCCTAG